One Gossypium hirsutum isolate 1008001.06 chromosome A11, Gossypium_hirsutum_v2.1, whole genome shotgun sequence genomic window carries:
- the LOC107886762 gene encoding trafficking protein particle complex II-specific subunit 130 homolog isoform X4 yields the protein MTVNMGGKHREFGGLDCGDDRAALLNPGNKSLTQIVQGDSFREFEFRQYLFACQSKLLFKLNRPFEVASRGYSFIISFSKALESNESILPFCMREVWVITACLALVDATSIQYNDEDVAPETEKEFYRIQGDLYSLCRIKLLRLAYLIGYGTEIERSPVNSASLSMLPWPKPAVWPSVPDDATSEVVVKEKMILQETPRAKHFGIQRKPLPLEPTILVREANRRRSSRSVGNSSEIFYGSLGFNDGLAADVPAKMPQADKAHGFMMSRTYSSPGNFDCSIGRPMRLAEIFVAAEHALKKTISNPDLQKILSSVENFEQKYMELTKGAADNYHHSWWKRYGVVLDGEIAAVCFKRGNFDLAAKSYEKVCALYAGEGWEDLLAEVLPNLAECQKSLNDEAGYLSSCVRLLSLDKGLFSSKERQAFQSEVVNLAHNEMTHHVPLDVSSLITFSGNPGPPMALCDGDTGTLSVTVWSGFPDDITLDSLSLTLMATYNADEGGKLRNSNATVLKPGRNTITFPLPPQKPGSYVLGVLTGHIGQLTFRSHSFSKGGPADSDDFMSYEKPTRPILKVFKPRPLADLSASISSALLINETQWIGIIAQPINYSLKGAVLHIDTGPGLMIEESHSIEMESYKKAGQGSVGTENSGDATKDSSAAAKDCSPAADKHFEQLRLVSGKIEFPDWASDVSSILWIPIRAIDDKLARGSSSGAPEKQIIVDRMRTIALKLEFGISKNQIYDTTIALHFSDPFHVSTRVTNQCNDRTLLLQVVTLHSQVNATLSVYDAWLDLHDGFTHAGQGNGRPISAFFPLVISPSSRAGLLFCLCLEKRTAEDENKVPAEIILNIRYEISGDRTIGAHPPVAMKSNENDEDTSKNLVFRSALFLQQPVLSPCLAVGFLPLPSNSIRVGQLVTMKWRIERLKDIEEKRVPQNNDKMLYEINANSDKWMIAGRKRGHVSLDMKQGSRIVISILCMPLVAGYIHPPHLGLPGIDEVSISCSPAGCHLVCVLPPAPSSSFCVPA from the exons ATGACTG TTAATATGGGTGGGAAACATAGGGAGTTTGGAGGACTAGACTGTGGTGATGATCGGGCAGCACTGCTCAACCCTGGAAACAAATCATTAACACAGATTGTTCAAGGTGACTCATTCAGGGAATTTGAATTCAGACAGTATCTCTTTGCTTGTCAATCAAAG CTCTTATTCAAACTGAATCGTCCTTTTGAGGTTGCTTCGAGGGGTTATTCATTTATAATTAGTTTCTCAAAAGCCTTGGAATCAAATGAG AGTATTTTGCCCTTCTGTATGCGTGAAGTTTGGGTAATCACTGCATGCTTGGCTTTAGTTGATGCAACCAGTATTCAATATAATGATGAAGATGTAGCCCCTGAGACAGAAAAGGAGTTCTATCGCATTCAAGGTGATCTTTACTCACTATGTAGGATtaag TTATTGAGGCTTGCATATCTAATTGGATATGGAACAGAGATAGAAAGGAGTCCTGTTAACAG tgcttcTCTAAGCATGCTGCCTTGGCCCAAGCCGGCAGTTTGGCCTTCAGTTCCAGATGATGCTACCTCTGAGGTGGTTGTGAAAGAAAAG ATGATCCTGCAAGAAACTCCTAGAGCCAAGCACTTTGGCATTCAGAGGAAACCCTTGCCACTGGAACCTACTATCCTTGTACGTGAGGCAAACCGGCGAAGGTCTTCACGTTCTGTTGGAAACTCATCAGAGATTTTTTATGGCAGTCTAGGGTTCAATGATGG ATTAGCTGCAGATGTACCAGCAAAGATGCCCCAAGCAGATAAAGCACATGGATTTATGATGTCACGTACATACTCATCTCCTGGAAATTTCGATTGCTCAATTGGTCGTCCTATGAGACTTGCTGAAATTTTTGTTGCTGCTGAACATGCTCTGAAGAAAACAATTTCAAATCCTGATCTCCAGAAAATTTTGTCATCTGTAGAGAACTTCGAG CAAAAATATATGGAGCTCACTAAAGGTGCTGCTGACAATTACCACCATTCTTGGTGGAAAAGATACGGAGTTGTCCTTGATGGTGAAATTGCGGCTGTCTGCTTTAAGCGTGGGAACTTTGACCTAGCTGCAAAGTCATATGAGAAGGTTTGTGCCCTTTATGCTGGTGAAGGATGGGAAGATTTATTAGCTGAAGTCTTGCCCAATTTAGCTGAATGTCAAAAGTCACTCAATGATGAAGCTGGCTACCTGTCCTCCTGTGTGCGATTGCTTTCGCTAGATAAAGGTTTATTCTCATCAAAGGAACGCCAAGCTTTTCAATCAGAAGTTGTTAATCTAGCACATAATGAAATGACGCACCATGTTCCTCTTGATGTATCATCATTAATTACATTTTCTGGAAATCCTGGGCCGCCTATGGCACTATGTGATGGGGATACTGGTACCTTATCTGTGACCGTTTGGAGTGGATTTCCTGATGATATAACTCTCGATTCTCTTAGTCTCACTTTGATGGCTACATATAATGCTGATGAAGGTGGTAAG TTACGGAACTCTAATGCCACTGTACTAAAGCCTGGTAGGAATACAATCACCTTTCCTTTACCACCACAGAAGCCTGGTTCCTATGTCTTGGGAGTTCTTACTGGTCACATTGGGCAGTTGACATTCAGATCTCATAGTTTTTCCAAGGGAGGTCCAGCAGATAGTGATGATTTCATGAGCTATGAGAAGCCAACCCGGCCTATCTTGAAG GTTTTCAAACCAAGACCTCTAGCTGATCTATCTGCAAGTATATCATCTGCCTTACTGATTAATGAAACTCAGTGGATTGGAATTATAGCACAGCCTATAAACTACTCCTTAAAAGGTGCTGTCTTGCATATTGATACTGGTCCTGGTTTAATGATTGAAGAGTCACATTCCATTGAGATGGAGAGCTACAAAAAGGCTGGACAGGGCTCGGTTGGTACGGAAAACTCTGGTGATGCTACAAAAGATAGTTCTGCGGCTGCAAAAGATTGTTCTCCAGCTGCTGATAAACACTTTGAGCAGTTACGTCTTGTTAGCGGCAAAATAGAGTTTCCAGATTGGGCCAGTGATGTATCCTCAATTTTATGGATTCCTATTCGTGCTATTGATGATAAGCTTGCAAGAGGGTCATCTTCAG GGGCCCCTGAGAAACAAATTATTGTGGACAGAATGAGGACAATAGCTTTGAAGCTTGAGTTTGGGATATCAAAGAACCAGATCTATGACAC AACCATAGCTCTGCATTTCAGTGATCCTTTCCATGTGAGCACAAGAGTCACCAATCAATGCAATGATAGGACTTTGCTTTTGCAGGTT GTAACTCTTCACTCCCAAGTGAATGCCACATTGTCTGTTTATGATGCTTGGCTTGACCTTCACGATGGATTTACACATGCTGGACAAGGTAATGGAAGACCTATTTCTGCATTCTTTCCTCTCGTCATATCTCCAAGTTCAAGAGCTGGACTCCTATTCTGTTTATGCTTGGAGAAGAGAACTGCTGAAG ATGAAAATAAGGTACCAGCAGAAATCATATTAAACATAAGATATGAAATTTCTGGTGATAGGACCATTGGGGCACACCCACCTGTGGCTATGAAATCGAATGAAAATGATGAGGATACTAGTAAGAATTTAGTCTTCAGGAGTGCTCTTTTTCTGCAGCAGCCTGTCCTTAGCCCATGCCTGGCTGTAGGATTTCTACCTCTTCCTTCCAATAGTATTCGAGTTGGGCAACTTGTTACCATGAAATGGAGGATTGAAAGGTTGAAAGACATTGAGGAGAAAAGAGTTCCTCAAAACAAT GACAAGATGTTATATGAAATCAATGCAAATTCTGATAAATGGATGATTGCTGGGAGGAAAAGAGGGCATGTTTCTCTTGACATGAAGCAAG GTTCAAGGATAGTTATTTCCATATTATGCATGCCCCTTGTTGCTGGATACATCCACCCTCCTCATCTTGGGCTTCCGGGTATCGATGAAGTGAGTATAAGCTGCAGTCCTGCCGGATGTCACCTGGTTTGCGTCTTGCCTCCTGCTCCAAGTTCATCCTTCTGTGTTCCAGCATGA
- the LOC107886762 gene encoding trafficking protein particle complex II-specific subunit 130 homolog isoform X3 yields the protein MFEIAHLHEDALREYDELELCYLETVNMGGKHREFGGLDCGDDRAALLNPGNKSLTQIVQGDSFREFEFRQYLFACQSKLLFKLNRPFEVASRGYSFIISFSKALESNESILPFCMREVWVITACLALVDATSIQYNDEDVAPETEKEFYRIQGDLYSLCRIKLLRLAYLIGYGTEIERSPVNSASLSMLPWPKPAVWPSVPDDATSEVVVKEKMILQETPRAKHFGIQRKPLPLEPTILVREANRRRSSRSVGNSSEIFYGSLGFNDGLAADVPAKMPQADKAHGFMMSRTYSSPGNFDCSIGRPMRLAEIFVAAEHALKKTISNPDLQKILSSVENFEQKYMELTKGAADNYHHSWWKRYGVVLDGEIAAVCFKRGNFDLAAKSYEKVCALYAGEGWEDLLAEVLPNLAECQKSLNDEAGYLSSCVRLLSLDKGLFSSKERQAFQSEVVNLAHNEMTHHVPLDVSSLITFSGNPGPPMALCDGDTGTLSVTVWSGFPDDITLDSLSLTLMATYNADEGGKLRNSNATVLKPGRNTITFPLPPQKPGSYVLGVLTGHIGQLTFRSHSFSKGGPADSDDFMSYEKPTRPILKVFKPRPLADLSASISSALLINETQWIGIIAQPINYSLKGAVLHIDTGPGLMIEESHSIEMESYKKAGQGSVGTENSGDATKDSSAAAKDCSPAADKHFEQLRLVSGKIEFPDWASDVSSILWIPIRAIDDKLARGSSSGAPEKQIIVDRMRTIALKLEFGISKNQIYDTTIALHFSDPFHVSTRVTNQCNDRTLLLQVVTLHSQVNATLSVYDAWLDLHDGFTHAGQGNGRPISAFFPLVISPSSRAGLLFCLCLEKRTAEDENKVPAEIILNIRYEISGDRTIGAHPPVAMKSNENDEDTSKNLVFRSALFLQQPVLSPCLAVGFLPLPSNSIRVGQLVTMKWRIERLKDIEEKRVPQNNDKMLYEINANSDKWMIAGRKRGHVSLDMKQGSRIVISILCMPLVAGYIHPPHLGLPGIDEVSISCSPAGCHLVCVLPPAPSSSFCVPA from the exons ATGTTTGAGATTGCTCATCTTCACGAGGATGCCTTACGTGAATATGATGAACTAGAATTATGCTACTTGGAAACAg TTAATATGGGTGGGAAACATAGGGAGTTTGGAGGACTAGACTGTGGTGATGATCGGGCAGCACTGCTCAACCCTGGAAACAAATCATTAACACAGATTGTTCAAGGTGACTCATTCAGGGAATTTGAATTCAGACAGTATCTCTTTGCTTGTCAATCAAAG CTCTTATTCAAACTGAATCGTCCTTTTGAGGTTGCTTCGAGGGGTTATTCATTTATAATTAGTTTCTCAAAAGCCTTGGAATCAAATGAG AGTATTTTGCCCTTCTGTATGCGTGAAGTTTGGGTAATCACTGCATGCTTGGCTTTAGTTGATGCAACCAGTATTCAATATAATGATGAAGATGTAGCCCCTGAGACAGAAAAGGAGTTCTATCGCATTCAAGGTGATCTTTACTCACTATGTAGGATtaag TTATTGAGGCTTGCATATCTAATTGGATATGGAACAGAGATAGAAAGGAGTCCTGTTAACAG tgcttcTCTAAGCATGCTGCCTTGGCCCAAGCCGGCAGTTTGGCCTTCAGTTCCAGATGATGCTACCTCTGAGGTGGTTGTGAAAGAAAAG ATGATCCTGCAAGAAACTCCTAGAGCCAAGCACTTTGGCATTCAGAGGAAACCCTTGCCACTGGAACCTACTATCCTTGTACGTGAGGCAAACCGGCGAAGGTCTTCACGTTCTGTTGGAAACTCATCAGAGATTTTTTATGGCAGTCTAGGGTTCAATGATGG ATTAGCTGCAGATGTACCAGCAAAGATGCCCCAAGCAGATAAAGCACATGGATTTATGATGTCACGTACATACTCATCTCCTGGAAATTTCGATTGCTCAATTGGTCGTCCTATGAGACTTGCTGAAATTTTTGTTGCTGCTGAACATGCTCTGAAGAAAACAATTTCAAATCCTGATCTCCAGAAAATTTTGTCATCTGTAGAGAACTTCGAG CAAAAATATATGGAGCTCACTAAAGGTGCTGCTGACAATTACCACCATTCTTGGTGGAAAAGATACGGAGTTGTCCTTGATGGTGAAATTGCGGCTGTCTGCTTTAAGCGTGGGAACTTTGACCTAGCTGCAAAGTCATATGAGAAGGTTTGTGCCCTTTATGCTGGTGAAGGATGGGAAGATTTATTAGCTGAAGTCTTGCCCAATTTAGCTGAATGTCAAAAGTCACTCAATGATGAAGCTGGCTACCTGTCCTCCTGTGTGCGATTGCTTTCGCTAGATAAAGGTTTATTCTCATCAAAGGAACGCCAAGCTTTTCAATCAGAAGTTGTTAATCTAGCACATAATGAAATGACGCACCATGTTCCTCTTGATGTATCATCATTAATTACATTTTCTGGAAATCCTGGGCCGCCTATGGCACTATGTGATGGGGATACTGGTACCTTATCTGTGACCGTTTGGAGTGGATTTCCTGATGATATAACTCTCGATTCTCTTAGTCTCACTTTGATGGCTACATATAATGCTGATGAAGGTGGTAAG TTACGGAACTCTAATGCCACTGTACTAAAGCCTGGTAGGAATACAATCACCTTTCCTTTACCACCACAGAAGCCTGGTTCCTATGTCTTGGGAGTTCTTACTGGTCACATTGGGCAGTTGACATTCAGATCTCATAGTTTTTCCAAGGGAGGTCCAGCAGATAGTGATGATTTCATGAGCTATGAGAAGCCAACCCGGCCTATCTTGAAG GTTTTCAAACCAAGACCTCTAGCTGATCTATCTGCAAGTATATCATCTGCCTTACTGATTAATGAAACTCAGTGGATTGGAATTATAGCACAGCCTATAAACTACTCCTTAAAAGGTGCTGTCTTGCATATTGATACTGGTCCTGGTTTAATGATTGAAGAGTCACATTCCATTGAGATGGAGAGCTACAAAAAGGCTGGACAGGGCTCGGTTGGTACGGAAAACTCTGGTGATGCTACAAAAGATAGTTCTGCGGCTGCAAAAGATTGTTCTCCAGCTGCTGATAAACACTTTGAGCAGTTACGTCTTGTTAGCGGCAAAATAGAGTTTCCAGATTGGGCCAGTGATGTATCCTCAATTTTATGGATTCCTATTCGTGCTATTGATGATAAGCTTGCAAGAGGGTCATCTTCAG GGGCCCCTGAGAAACAAATTATTGTGGACAGAATGAGGACAATAGCTTTGAAGCTTGAGTTTGGGATATCAAAGAACCAGATCTATGACAC AACCATAGCTCTGCATTTCAGTGATCCTTTCCATGTGAGCACAAGAGTCACCAATCAATGCAATGATAGGACTTTGCTTTTGCAGGTT GTAACTCTTCACTCCCAAGTGAATGCCACATTGTCTGTTTATGATGCTTGGCTTGACCTTCACGATGGATTTACACATGCTGGACAAGGTAATGGAAGACCTATTTCTGCATTCTTTCCTCTCGTCATATCTCCAAGTTCAAGAGCTGGACTCCTATTCTGTTTATGCTTGGAGAAGAGAACTGCTGAAG ATGAAAATAAGGTACCAGCAGAAATCATATTAAACATAAGATATGAAATTTCTGGTGATAGGACCATTGGGGCACACCCACCTGTGGCTATGAAATCGAATGAAAATGATGAGGATACTAGTAAGAATTTAGTCTTCAGGAGTGCTCTTTTTCTGCAGCAGCCTGTCCTTAGCCCATGCCTGGCTGTAGGATTTCTACCTCTTCCTTCCAATAGTATTCGAGTTGGGCAACTTGTTACCATGAAATGGAGGATTGAAAGGTTGAAAGACATTGAGGAGAAAAGAGTTCCTCAAAACAAT GACAAGATGTTATATGAAATCAATGCAAATTCTGATAAATGGATGATTGCTGGGAGGAAAAGAGGGCATGTTTCTCTTGACATGAAGCAAG GTTCAAGGATAGTTATTTCCATATTATGCATGCCCCTTGTTGCTGGATACATCCACCCTCCTCATCTTGGGCTTCCGGGTATCGATGAAGTGAGTATAAGCTGCAGTCCTGCCGGATGTCACCTGGTTTGCGTCTTGCCTCCTGCTCCAAGTTCATCCTTCTGTGTTCCAGCATGA
- the LOC107886762 gene encoding trafficking protein particle complex II-specific subunit 130 homolog isoform X1: protein MANYLAQFQTIKSACAHLIIAVEDVSDLWPAVRNNFEERLPFKRACLNNKTRNPVFLENLPAEFVLTTDARLRSRFPQEQYLFWFREPYATLVLVTCEDLDEFKNIVKPRLKVFAQNDEREWFIIFLSKVHPNNDQATKMAKKVYAKFEADFSSKKRERCCKFDIYGPEPNFWEELEFRIMDSIKNTLDRRIQFYEDEIRKLSEQRFMPIWNFCNFFILKESLAFMFEIAHLHEDALREYDELELCYLETVNMGGKHREFGGLDCGDDRAALLNPGNKSLTQIVQGDSFREFEFRQYLFACQSKLLFKLNRPFEVASRGYSFIISFSKALESNESILPFCMREVWVITACLALVDATSIQYNDEDVAPETEKEFYRIQGDLYSLCRIKLLRLAYLIGYGTEIERSPVNSASLSMLPWPKPAVWPSVPDDATSEVVVKEKMILQETPRAKHFGIQRKPLPLEPTILVREANRRRSSRSVGNSSEIFYGSLGFNDGLAADVPAKMPQADKAHGFMMSRTYSSPGNFDCSIGRPMRLAEIFVAAEHALKKTISNPDLQKILSSVENFEQKYMELTKGAADNYHHSWWKRYGVVLDGEIAAVCFKRGNFDLAAKSYEKVCALYAGEGWEDLLAEVLPNLAECQKSLNDEAGYLSSCVRLLSLDKGLFSSKERQAFQSEVVNLAHNEMTHHVPLDVSSLITFSGNPGPPMALCDGDTGTLSVTVWSGFPDDITLDSLSLTLMATYNADEGGKLRNSNATVLKPGRNTITFPLPPQKPGSYVLGVLTGHIGQLTFRSHSFSKGGPADSDDFMSYEKPTRPILKVFKPRPLADLSASISSALLINETQWIGIIAQPINYSLKGAVLHIDTGPGLMIEESHSIEMESYKKAGQGSVGTENSGDATKDSSAAAKDCSPAADKHFEQLRLVSGKIEFPDWASDVSSILWIPIRAIDDKLARGSSSGAPEKQIIVDRMRTIALKLEFGISKNQIYDTTIALHFSDPFHVSTRVTNQCNDRTLLLQVVTLHSQVNATLSVYDAWLDLHDGFTHAGQGNGRPISAFFPLVISPSSRAGLLFCLCLEKRTAEDENKVPAEIILNIRYEISGDRTIGAHPPVAMKSNENDEDTSKNLVFRSALFLQQPVLSPCLAVGFLPLPSNSIRVGQLVTMKWRIERLKDIEEKRVPQNNDKMLYEINANSDKWMIAGRKRGHVSLDMKQGSRIVISILCMPLVAGYIHPPHLGLPGIDEVSISCSPAGCHLVCVLPPAPSSSFCVPA, encoded by the exons ATGGCAAACTATTTAGCTCAATTTCAAACAATAAAGAGCGCTTGTGCTCATCTCATCATTGCTG TTGAAGATGTCAGTGACTTATGGCCTGCCGTCAGGAACAATTTCGAAGAGAGGCTGCCATTCAAAAGAGCTTGCTTGAATAACAAGACCCGTAACCCTGTGTTTTTGGAGAATTTGCCTGCTGAATTTGTGTTAACCACTGATGCAAGATTACGTAGCAGATTTCCTCAAGAGCAGTACTTATTTTGGTTTCGAGAGCCATATGCGACTCTGGTTCTTGTTACATGTGAG GACCTTGATGAGTTCAAGAATATTGTTAAACCACGCCTGAAAGTGTTTGCTCAAAATGATGAGCGCGAAtggtttattatatttttatctaaagtTCATCCAAACAATGATCAGGCCACTAAAATGGCTAAGAAAGTATATGCCAAATTTGAAGCTGATTTCAGCTCCAAGAAGAGGGAAAG GTGCTGCAAATTTGACATATATGGTCCTGAACCAAATTTTTGGGAAGAGTTAGAGTTCAggattatggattctatcaaaaATACATTGGATAGACGAATACAATTCTATGAGGATGAGATACGCAAGCTTAGTGAACAACGATTCATGCCGATTTGGAACTTCTGTAATTTTTTCATTCTGAAG gaAAGCTTGGCTTTTATGTTTGAGATTGCTCATCTTCACGAGGATGCCTTACGTGAATATGATGAACTAGAATTATGCTACTTGGAAACAg TTAATATGGGTGGGAAACATAGGGAGTTTGGAGGACTAGACTGTGGTGATGATCGGGCAGCACTGCTCAACCCTGGAAACAAATCATTAACACAGATTGTTCAAGGTGACTCATTCAGGGAATTTGAATTCAGACAGTATCTCTTTGCTTGTCAATCAAAG CTCTTATTCAAACTGAATCGTCCTTTTGAGGTTGCTTCGAGGGGTTATTCATTTATAATTAGTTTCTCAAAAGCCTTGGAATCAAATGAG AGTATTTTGCCCTTCTGTATGCGTGAAGTTTGGGTAATCACTGCATGCTTGGCTTTAGTTGATGCAACCAGTATTCAATATAATGATGAAGATGTAGCCCCTGAGACAGAAAAGGAGTTCTATCGCATTCAAGGTGATCTTTACTCACTATGTAGGATtaag TTATTGAGGCTTGCATATCTAATTGGATATGGAACAGAGATAGAAAGGAGTCCTGTTAACAG tgcttcTCTAAGCATGCTGCCTTGGCCCAAGCCGGCAGTTTGGCCTTCAGTTCCAGATGATGCTACCTCTGAGGTGGTTGTGAAAGAAAAG ATGATCCTGCAAGAAACTCCTAGAGCCAAGCACTTTGGCATTCAGAGGAAACCCTTGCCACTGGAACCTACTATCCTTGTACGTGAGGCAAACCGGCGAAGGTCTTCACGTTCTGTTGGAAACTCATCAGAGATTTTTTATGGCAGTCTAGGGTTCAATGATGG ATTAGCTGCAGATGTACCAGCAAAGATGCCCCAAGCAGATAAAGCACATGGATTTATGATGTCACGTACATACTCATCTCCTGGAAATTTCGATTGCTCAATTGGTCGTCCTATGAGACTTGCTGAAATTTTTGTTGCTGCTGAACATGCTCTGAAGAAAACAATTTCAAATCCTGATCTCCAGAAAATTTTGTCATCTGTAGAGAACTTCGAG CAAAAATATATGGAGCTCACTAAAGGTGCTGCTGACAATTACCACCATTCTTGGTGGAAAAGATACGGAGTTGTCCTTGATGGTGAAATTGCGGCTGTCTGCTTTAAGCGTGGGAACTTTGACCTAGCTGCAAAGTCATATGAGAAGGTTTGTGCCCTTTATGCTGGTGAAGGATGGGAAGATTTATTAGCTGAAGTCTTGCCCAATTTAGCTGAATGTCAAAAGTCACTCAATGATGAAGCTGGCTACCTGTCCTCCTGTGTGCGATTGCTTTCGCTAGATAAAGGTTTATTCTCATCAAAGGAACGCCAAGCTTTTCAATCAGAAGTTGTTAATCTAGCACATAATGAAATGACGCACCATGTTCCTCTTGATGTATCATCATTAATTACATTTTCTGGAAATCCTGGGCCGCCTATGGCACTATGTGATGGGGATACTGGTACCTTATCTGTGACCGTTTGGAGTGGATTTCCTGATGATATAACTCTCGATTCTCTTAGTCTCACTTTGATGGCTACATATAATGCTGATGAAGGTGGTAAG TTACGGAACTCTAATGCCACTGTACTAAAGCCTGGTAGGAATACAATCACCTTTCCTTTACCACCACAGAAGCCTGGTTCCTATGTCTTGGGAGTTCTTACTGGTCACATTGGGCAGTTGACATTCAGATCTCATAGTTTTTCCAAGGGAGGTCCAGCAGATAGTGATGATTTCATGAGCTATGAGAAGCCAACCCGGCCTATCTTGAAG GTTTTCAAACCAAGACCTCTAGCTGATCTATCTGCAAGTATATCATCTGCCTTACTGATTAATGAAACTCAGTGGATTGGAATTATAGCACAGCCTATAAACTACTCCTTAAAAGGTGCTGTCTTGCATATTGATACTGGTCCTGGTTTAATGATTGAAGAGTCACATTCCATTGAGATGGAGAGCTACAAAAAGGCTGGACAGGGCTCGGTTGGTACGGAAAACTCTGGTGATGCTACAAAAGATAGTTCTGCGGCTGCAAAAGATTGTTCTCCAGCTGCTGATAAACACTTTGAGCAGTTACGTCTTGTTAGCGGCAAAATAGAGTTTCCAGATTGGGCCAGTGATGTATCCTCAATTTTATGGATTCCTATTCGTGCTATTGATGATAAGCTTGCAAGAGGGTCATCTTCAG GGGCCCCTGAGAAACAAATTATTGTGGACAGAATGAGGACAATAGCTTTGAAGCTTGAGTTTGGGATATCAAAGAACCAGATCTATGACAC AACCATAGCTCTGCATTTCAGTGATCCTTTCCATGTGAGCACAAGAGTCACCAATCAATGCAATGATAGGACTTTGCTTTTGCAGGTT GTAACTCTTCACTCCCAAGTGAATGCCACATTGTCTGTTTATGATGCTTGGCTTGACCTTCACGATGGATTTACACATGCTGGACAAGGTAATGGAAGACCTATTTCTGCATTCTTTCCTCTCGTCATATCTCCAAGTTCAAGAGCTGGACTCCTATTCTGTTTATGCTTGGAGAAGAGAACTGCTGAAG ATGAAAATAAGGTACCAGCAGAAATCATATTAAACATAAGATATGAAATTTCTGGTGATAGGACCATTGGGGCACACCCACCTGTGGCTATGAAATCGAATGAAAATGATGAGGATACTAGTAAGAATTTAGTCTTCAGGAGTGCTCTTTTTCTGCAGCAGCCTGTCCTTAGCCCATGCCTGGCTGTAGGATTTCTACCTCTTCCTTCCAATAGTATTCGAGTTGGGCAACTTGTTACCATGAAATGGAGGATTGAAAGGTTGAAAGACATTGAGGAGAAAAGAGTTCCTCAAAACAAT GACAAGATGTTATATGAAATCAATGCAAATTCTGATAAATGGATGATTGCTGGGAGGAAAAGAGGGCATGTTTCTCTTGACATGAAGCAAG GTTCAAGGATAGTTATTTCCATATTATGCATGCCCCTTGTTGCTGGATACATCCACCCTCCTCATCTTGGGCTTCCGGGTATCGATGAAGTGAGTATAAGCTGCAGTCCTGCCGGATGTCACCTGGTTTGCGTCTTGCCTCCTGCTCCAAGTTCATCCTTCTGTGTTCCAGCATGA